GAAAAAAAACGTAAAAAGATATCCGGGCTGATAATCTCATCAGCCTTTATCCCTGTTCTGTCGCAAAAGAGTTCCCATCTGAAGACCTTTTCACTGACTGCGCAGGATAGGCCGTCAAGGCCGGCAATAACGAATATTGTTTCTGAACAGGGGGGTATCACCGGTTCATATTCCGCCGGGTATTTGAGGGGCAGCCTTTTCGACCCATCGGCTTCTATAAGGACAAGATCAAAGAGCTCGCCCAACCTGTTGATCTCGTCAAACGTTACCCCTGTCAGTTTCCCACCCTCAAGCGATCTCCCTATCCTGAGGTATGACGGCATATCCGGTCTGTCATGAAGAGCCTTTTCCTCCGTGAGGATGTAAGGTTCTTTTGCGTAGATCTTCGTTGTCGTTGTGAGCGCAACCCTTTTGCCTCGTTGTATTGCCCTGGCTGCGAGGTATTCGATAAAGGTCGTTTTGCCGCCGGCGCCTACAAATGCCGCGTACCTTTTGCTGATGATGTCGCTGAGGGGGTCAATCCTTTGAATGCGCAACATATGGCAGAGATTTAATCCGTTTAATGATCGTCATGGTCCTGTCTTTATCGCACTCCATGACGGAAAGCGATGCGTAGCCTTTCTGGAGTATGAAAAGACCGTCGTATGCCGTATCCTTGTATTCTTTGATGGTATACCGGATGCCTTCTTTATCGAGGGCATCCTTGAGCATGTCCATCTCAAAGATGCTCTCGATAACGTGAATCTTAACCCATTTATTTAGGTCCATTTCCTTTCAGCGGGGTAGTTTTTTCTGCAGGTCCTACCCAGATCTCAACCTCGGTCTGGAAAGCGCCGCGCGACATCTTGATATTGCAGGTCCTGTCTTCTTTCTGATAGTTAAGCACCACGTCTTTGTACCGGAAGCTGTTGACGTACCTCCATCCGTTCTTTGCCATATTGATCTTGAAATAGTTTTCGAGGGACTGCATATCTACGTTACCGTTAAGAAACATCACTCCTGCCCTCATGGCAGGGTTTTCGTAAATAAAACTCTTCTCAGGCACATAGGTCAATTCCTTCGGAACGGGAATGTCCGGAAAGCCATAGAAGGCCTGATTGGCCACTTCCTGTCTTGGTTGGGCCGTTCCTTCAGAACCTGTGGTCCCCTTCTGGAACAATGTGCATCCTGAGAATGCCAACAACATAATAAACGACAAAATGAAAATCTTCTTCATGTGTTCCCTCCCTCATTTTTTCTTTCAAGATACGCATATGCGCTGTGGTTGTGGATGCTCTCGAAATTTTCAGCCTCTATGGCAAACCACGTTATATTTGTATCCTTTGATAACATCTCTGCGATATCTCTTACCACATCTTCGACAAATTTTGGATTTTCAAATGCCTTTTCGGTAATGTACTTTTCATCTTCTCTCTTGAGAATAGAGTATACATCGGTGCTTGCACAACTTTCTATGATATTGATCATGTCTTCGATCCAGAAAAATTTTTTAAAACTCACATCCAGCTTTGCGACCCCTCTCTGGTTATGCGCCCCGTACTTACTGATCTCTTTTGAGCAGGGACAGAGGGTGTTGATCGGTACGGACACGGATACAACAAACTCTTTCATCCTGTTCTGGTCGTCCATGAAGCCTGAAAAACCGCAGTGGTACTCAAGAAAGCTCTGGGTCTTTGAGACCGGCGCCTCCTTTTTCATGAAATAGGGGAATCTTACGATCATATGAGCAGATTCAGCATTGAGCCTGTCCTTCATCTCTTTCAGTATGCCGGGAAAGTTCTTCATGTTGATCATGTTCTTATTATCGTGGAGGATCTCGACGAACCTGCTCATATGGGTGCCTTTATAATTGTGAGGAAGGTTGACATACATGTCTATGGTTGCGATGGTATGCTGGAAACTGTTTACCTTGTCCATCACGATAATAGGATACTTGACATTCTTTACACCGACCTTATCGATCTCTATCTTTCTCGTGTCTTCCATATTCTGTACATCTATCATGTCTGCTTTAGATACCATATGCCGCATATGCCTTCTCTGACTCCCATACCCTGACTTCTTTCAGAGAAATATTCTCCTCCCTGATAATCTTTTTCATCTCATCGTATATGTACATGGAAATGTATTCTGCCGAACTTGCCCTGGCAGTAAAAAAACTGATTTCGTTGAGGTATTTATGATCAAG
The sequence above is a segment of the Syntrophorhabdaceae bacterium genome. Coding sequences within it:
- the folE2 gene encoding GTP cyclohydrolase FolE2, which translates into the protein MVSKADMIDVQNMEDTRKIEIDKVGVKNVKYPIIVMDKVNSFQHTIATIDMYVNLPHNYKGTHMSRFVEILHDNKNMINMKNFPGILKEMKDRLNAESAHMIVRFPYFMKKEAPVSKTQSFLEYHCGFSGFMDDQNRMKEFVVSVSVPINTLCPCSKEISKYGAHNQRGVAKLDVSFKKFFWIEDMINIIESCASTDVYSILKREDEKYITEKAFENPKFVEDVVRDIAEMLSKDTNITWFAIEAENFESIHNHSAYAYLERKNEGGNT
- the yqeC gene encoding selenium cofactor biosynthesis protein YqeC, which encodes MLRIQRIDPLSDIISKRYAAFVGAGGKTTFIEYLAARAIQRGKRVALTTTTKIYAKEPYILTEEKALHDRPDMPSYLRIGRSLEGGKLTGVTFDEINRLGELFDLVLIEADGSKRLPLKYPAEYEPVIPPCSETIFVIAGLDGLSCAVSEKVFRWELFCDRTGIKADEIISPDIFLRFFSRDILLKDVDERQCTIVLNKFDTLAFKGNALTLARALLNIIPEGKIITSSIPFGIFYKIQKT